Proteins encoded in a region of the Marinobacter gudaonensis genome:
- a CDS encoding biotin--[acetyl-CoA-carboxylase] ligase codes for MKSRALIELLSDGEIHSGESLAAQLGVSRTAVWKQIRRAMDEGVEVATVRGRGYQLVSRVDLLERDAILQGLSASRQKQLALTVLDEVDSTNAEVIRQIGGGVTGMPVVIADCQTAGRGRRGRVWQSPRGENLYLSLGLTFHGGFGVLDGLSLVLGVAVANALEGLGVSEIGLKWPNDIFLPDGKLGGILVELQGELEEGVVQVIAGIGLNVHMSKVDGVDQPWSSLDRACPGVDWSRNRIATAVIDAILDALPIFADRGFPDFRAPWQKRDIFKGQPLQARGGDLEGNGVGIDEAGNYQIQTANGIVPVRAGEISLRVAK; via the coding sequence ATGAAATCCAGGGCACTTATTGAGCTACTCAGTGACGGTGAGATCCATTCGGGAGAATCCCTCGCCGCGCAGCTGGGTGTCAGTCGCACCGCGGTCTGGAAGCAGATCCGGCGGGCTATGGACGAGGGGGTCGAGGTGGCGACGGTTCGTGGCCGTGGTTACCAACTGGTATCCCGGGTTGACCTCCTTGAGCGCGACGCCATACTCCAGGGGCTTTCCGCTTCCCGCCAGAAGCAGCTGGCGCTAACGGTACTGGACGAGGTTGATTCCACCAACGCGGAAGTGATTCGCCAGATTGGCGGTGGTGTTACCGGCATGCCGGTGGTTATTGCTGATTGCCAGACCGCGGGGCGCGGCCGTCGTGGCAGGGTCTGGCAGAGTCCGCGCGGCGAGAATCTGTATTTGAGCCTGGGGCTGACCTTCCACGGCGGATTTGGTGTGCTTGATGGGCTGAGCCTGGTGCTCGGTGTGGCGGTGGCCAATGCCCTTGAGGGATTGGGTGTATCCGAAATCGGCCTGAAATGGCCGAACGACATCTTCCTGCCCGATGGCAAGCTTGGCGGTATTCTCGTGGAGCTCCAGGGCGAACTTGAGGAAGGGGTTGTCCAGGTAATCGCGGGCATTGGCCTGAATGTCCACATGTCCAAGGTGGACGGTGTTGATCAGCCCTGGAGCAGTCTGGACCGTGCCTGCCCGGGTGTTGACTGGTCCCGCAACCGCATTGCCACTGCGGTTATTGATGCCATATTGGATGCCCTGCCTATCTTTGCTGACCGGGGCTTTCCCGATTTTCGGGCACCCTGGCAAAAGCGGGACATTTTCAAGGGTCAGCCTCTCCAGGCGCGGGGCGGCGATCTTGAAGGTAACGGCGTCGGAATCGACGAGGCCGGCAACTATCAGATACAGACCGCCAACGGCATTGTGCCGGTGCGGGCCGGAGAAATAAGCCTTCGGGTGGCAAAATGA